The sequence TGGCCGAGATGGCCGCCCTGGCGCCCGAGACCCGGCTGGTGTATGTCGCCGACCGCGAAGGTGACCTTCGGGCCCTGATCGACCGGGCCGAACAGCTGGGCTTTGCCGCCGATTACCTGATCCGGGTGCAGCACGACCGTAAGCTCAATGACCCCCTCGATGGCAAACTGCGGGCCGCGGTCGAAGCCCAGCCGGTGTTGGGGACGATCGCCTTTGACCTGCCGGCCGGCGGCAACCGCCCGGCCCGGCAGGTCACACAAACAATCCGGCTCGCCCGGGTCGAACTGAAGACCCGAAGCGGCCCGGGTCCCCAAGTCACCGTCATCCTGGCCCGGGAAGAGGCGCCCCCCGAAGGCCAGGAAGCGGTCGAATGGTGCCTGATCACCAACGAAGAAATCACCACCCTGGAACAGGCCAGAGCGCGCATCGAATGGTACCGCAAACGGTGGTGGATCGAGGTCTACTTCCGCATCCTCAAAAGCGGCTGCCGCATCGAAGCCCTGCAACTTCGCACCCGGGAACGCCTGGAACGGGCCCTGGTGCTGTATCTGATCGTCGCCTGGCGCATCCTGATGCTGATGACGCTCGGGCGGGAACATCCCGAGTGGTGCTGTGAAGTGGTGTTCTCTGTCGAAGAATGGCAGACCGCCTGGGCCATCCACCATCGCACCCCGCCGCCCGCGACGCCGCCGGATTTGGGCACCATCGTCCGCATCGTGGCCGGCTTTGGCGGCTGGCTGGGGCGCAAGAACGATCCCCCGCCCGGTCCCAAAGCCCTGTGGCAGGGCATGACCAAACTGAGCGCCTACGTGGAGGCCGTGACCGCCATCCGGGCGGCCGAGATCAAGTTCCCTCAGAGAAAACGGATAAGACATTGATTCCTATGAGAAGGGGGAAGATACGGGTAATAGGGTGGCTTTAAGGAATCCGCCGCGCCGCCAGCACGCCGGTCGATCCCCGCGGGCGCGGGGGAGCCCCGTACCAGCAGCTCCCGGGTCTTTTTGTCCAAGGTCGATCCCCGCGGGCGCGGGGGAGCCTTTTGCTGTTTTCGTTACTATTTAATAGCGCCGGGTCGATCCCCGCGGGCGCGGGGGAGCCTTTTTCTTGCCTCTTCTCTCGACGGTCTGCGCGGGTCGATCCCCGCGGGCGCGGGGGAGCCTCTTTCACCACGCGCTCACCCCTGACCGGCAACGGTCGATCCCCGCGGGCGCGGGGGAGCCCGTTGGCTGATCGGACGCAACGCGCTGTCTATGGGTCGATCCCCGCGGGCGCGGGGGAGCCGCAATTCGCGACGATACCAGTACATACCACAATGGTCGATCCCCGCGGGCGCGGGGGAGCCACCGGGAACGACGCCGTGGAGGGTCTCAAGGAGGGTCGATCCCCACGGGCGCGGGGGAGCCGCGGCGTCCCGGCATCCGGGGATGTGCTGTACGGGTCGATCCCCGCGGGCGCGGGGGAGCCCATGTAACGAAACGGGCAGGATGGCAGATTTAGGGTCGATCCCCGCGGGCGCGGGGGAGCCGGTCGCTGTCGATATGTTCCGCATGACGTCCAGGGTCGATCCCCGCGGGCGCGGGGGAGCCCGCAGTAAGCCAAATCGTTAAACGCTACTGCGAGGTCGATCCCCGCGGGCGCGGGGGAGCCGTGCCCTGGGCGGCCAGCGTGAATATTTGTGGGGGTCGATCCCCGCGGGCGCGGGGGAGCCGTGTCTGACTCTTTTCGGCGGACTAGTCGCGGCGGTCGATCCCCGCGGGCGCGGGGGAGCCGCGGCCAGCTCCGCAATCGCGTCCCTGCCGGCGGGTCGATCCCCGCGGGCGCGGGGGAGCCGCTATGAGGGCGGGGTACATTGGCTATGCCCCAGGTCGATCCCCGCGGGCGCGGGGGAGCCGAGCAGGAACGGGCCGAACTGGTCCAAAAGCGGGGTCGATCCCCGCGGGCGCGGGGGAGCCGAATAGATCCTTGCAGCAACCTCCCCCTCCTGCGGTCGATCCCCGCGGGCGCGGGGGAGCCCTTCCTCCTCCCGCATGGGGCGAAAGTTTATAGGGTCGATCCCCGCGGGCGCGGGGGAGCCCCGGGGCCGTCCCCGCTTGCCGAGGCGGTACTGGGTCGATCCCCGCGGGCGCGGGGGAGCCCTGCAACGGGCCAATCCGGGGCTTTACGACCTGGGTCGATCCCCGCGGGCGCGGGGGAGCCCCTCGATGTCGGACCAGGTCTGGGTGTAGGCGGGGTCGATCCCCGCGGGCGCGGGGGAGCCCTGACGGAGCTGTCGCACCTGGGGGGCGGACAAGGTCGATCCCCGCGGGCGCGGGGGAGCCGGCATGACCAGGCACAGCCACCACTCCATCAGAGGTCGATCCCCGCGGGCGCGGGGGAGCCCCGGTGCGCTTCAATTTCATCATCGCCGGCCCGGGTCGATCCCCGCGGGCGCGGGGGAGCCAACATGGGATTCCGCGTAATGCTGTTGAGTCTGGGTCGATCCCCGCGGGCGCGGGGGAGCCGATCGTGCTCGCCGCCCGGCAGCGGCAGACGGAGGTCGATCCCCGCGGGCGCGGGGGAGCCTCAGTCTCTGCATGTGTGGTCTTGTGGTCAGGGGTCGATCCCCGCGGGCGCGGGGGAGCCCTGGCCGAGGCCTGGAGCTTCCGCGAGGGTCTGGTCGATCCCCGCGGGCGCGGGGGAGCCCCGGTATAGACTGGTCCCATTCAGACAGTACGAGGTCGATCCCCGCGGGCGCGGGGGAGCCGTTCACCATAATACTGACCAAAGAATGCGGATGGGTCGATCCCCGCGGGCGCGGGGGAGCCAGGGCGGCCGCGGTTTGTTCCACTTGTTCCACAGGTCGATCCCCGCGGGCGCGGGGGAGCCGTTTCACCATGACCGCTACCGGCACTTATGCAAGGTCGATCCCCGCGGGCGCGGGGGAGCCCGGCATACCACGGTGGAACAGGTGATTTCGAACGGTCGATCCCCGCGGGCGCGGGGGAGCCACTATCCAATGGATGATGCATCCGGCAATATCGGGTCGATCCCCGCGGGCGCGGGGGAGCCTCATGGCCTTAAGCGCTTGAAAATATAACCCAAATTTTTAAAAAGCCCCAGGTCATCGACTTAACTGATTGATTTTCCAGGTCTTCTGCTCAGGACGATGCCATCGAGCATCACCAAGTCAATCGGCGGCAGCCCCAAAACCCGCACCGACTGTCCACCGGGGACTTGGCTGTCCTGCCAGATCTGAATGACGGATGCTTCCTCCTCATACCGGAACCACTCCGTCAGGACAGCCCATATCCGGTCCCGGACCGCAGGAGACTGTTTGGGTGCGCTGTAAACACCAGGGGCCAGCTCTAGCATCGAGGAGGCCAGAAACCCACGAACACGGTCGGAAACGTTACGGGTTACCACCACGGTCATCGACATGGAGCAACTCCTTGACCCGGTCGATCATGGCCGGGATCAGCTTGTGTTTCTTGAACCATTTGGCCGCCTCGTAACGGATCTCGCGCTCCAGGGAAAGCTCCGGGTTCCCGGCCACCCGGGCGGTGACGGAGAAGGCCAGGGGCAAGGTGATTTCCACCCGCCACATGTCGGCGACGTCCAGGGTGAAGGCATTGCTGGAATCCTCATGGATGAAACCCAGCGGCGGCAATGCCCCTACCATGGCGATGGCAATGTCGGCGGCCGCCTCGACGAAGGTGGCGGCATGGTTGATCGCCTGATTGGGCGGATCAGCCGCTTCCGGATTCTCGCGATCGTAGTGGCGTCCTTTCCACTTGACCCCGTAGCGGTCGGCGATGATCCGATAGGCTTTCTTCAGGCGTCCGCCCTCGATTCCCCGCAGGACGGCAATATCCTTGTGGGGCAACACCTTACCGAAACGGAAGGCGTACATGCGCCGCGCCACGTCCAGACGTTTGCTCTTGTCCGCCCACAATCGGGCGTGGGCACGGGCGATGTCGGAACGCCCCTGCCCCATCGGTGGGGCGGTGTAAAACTTGACTCCGCCTTCACCCACCGCAGCCAACAGGGTGCCGTGCCGGGCCAGAATGCGCAGGGCATCGTGCGTGATGCTGGTTCCGGGACCGAGCAGAATCATCGAGATGGTCTGATAGGGGATGGCGTAATCCCCGGGAGCGATATCGTCGCTGCCGGCGGCAAGAAAATGCAGGGTGCCATCATCCACATAGAGGTTCCCCCGCGTCAGCCACAACAGGCCGTGGCGGTCGGCATGGGGAATCCGCGATTCGGCCAGTCCCAGGCGGCCGGGGAACAAGGTCGTCCTGCTCATGCCGGTGGCTTCACCAGCACCATGCCGTAGCCGAAGGCCCGGTGGCGCCCCACTCCCCGGGCGAGCAGTCCGGTGAAGGCATCGGGATCGGCCACGGTCAGACTTCCCCGGATCAGGGCCTGGGGCCGCAGCAAGGCCGATTTTTTCCGGCGTTGGCCGTGGCTTTTGCGCAATTGGCGGACCAGCCGGAAACCCTCGAGGCGCAACTCCGTCACCTCGGCGGCGCCGTCCCGCTCAAGCCGGGCGCGGGCCCAGTCACAATAGACCTGGTCCCGCTGGATTTCGCCGCCACTGTCGGCATGGACCAGGAACAGATCCTTTTCGATTCCGGTCGCCGATTTGCGTCCCACCGGACAGCAAAGCACCTCAAAACCCAGCCTTTGCCCAGCCCGCCAGGCCGGCAGCGGTTTGCCGGCGATGGCCTGGGGCGGACAGGCTTCAAACGTCAAGGGATCGGCAAACCCTTGCAGCTGCAGGCGTAAGGCTTCGGCATCGTGACGGCTGTAAGCCAGAATGCGCCCGGGCATTCCGCGCCCGTCCAAAAGGCGCCACGGTTGGGGCGCCAGGTCGGCGAAGGCGGCGCGCAGCCAGGCATGGATGCCGTAGCCGAAATCTCCGTCGTTGCCGCTCCCCAGCCTCTGCCCATACAGGAAGCGCATCAACCGCCGAGGGTCCGGCCGCAGCTCGACCATGAACAGCTGACTCATGACTCCCCATCCCCGATCAGGCCGTCGACCCGCTGCCGGCTTCCCGCCGGCAGCTGGTTGGCCCAGTCGCGCAGATCGTACACCCGGCGGATTTCGCCGCACGCCCCGGCTTCCGCCTCCGGCGGCCAGCAGGCTTCCCGCTTTCCCGCCTGCGCCACTGGACATCCCTGCCGGTCCCATACCGGCACGCGCCTGAGAATCTCAAGCAGGCTTTCCCCTTCCGCCACCGGCATTTCGGGATCGAGCAGGGGCCGGGCCGGCAGGCAGGTCTTGCGCCCCAGGAACAGGGGGCGGGCGGGCCGGCGCAGGGCCGCAAGCACGGCGTCCAGATCCGGCGCGTCAGCGCCGGTCAGGGTCAGGACGCAGGTCATCAAGCCGTCGGCCCAGTAATGGCGGTAGCGCTGGTGGATACCGAAGCGGGCATCCTGGCCGCCGGCGCGGTGCTCGGGCCAGCCGCGGGTGGTCCAACCGGGATGGCGCATCTTCCCCTGCCCCAGATCGACGGTGTGGTAATCGACAATGGGCTGGGGCCGAACGTCCCACCGGGCCGCGAACCGGATGCGGTCCTGCAGCCGCTGCAGCAGGCCGAAGTCCCCGTGGCGCCACCCCAGGGCGTTGGCGATGAGTCCGGTCAGCATCGCCGTCCCTGGAAAACGGTCGATGAAGCCGTGCTGGTCCACCATCACGGTGCCGAAACTCAGCAGGGGTGCGTCCAGGCGCAGCACCAGGGCTTTCATGCCCCGCCTCCGAACACCGCTTCCAGCGCCCCATCGATGGCCTGCGGCAGCGGCAGCGCCGGTTCCTGCTCCCGGGGCCAGGGATGGAGGGAGGAAAGAAAGCGGCGTTCGCCATTGCCGCCGTACATGCCCTCGAGGCGATTGAGGTAATCGGCCATGGCCGCCGCCGACTGGGCGATGGGATGCTGCTGCCGGGAGAGCCGCACCGGGTCGAGAAAGGCGTTGGCCAGGCTGCGGGGCTGGGCATCCCCTGCCTCCAGCAGCACACACTCGGCGTGGGCATAGGGGGCGGTGGCGCCCAGTTTGGCCCCCGGGGTCACCTGGGTGATGGCCTGGACCAGCCGCTCGAGCAGACGGCGGGCGTCGCTGTGATCCTGCCCACGCCATTCTTCCCGCTCGCAGCCGGTCAGATTGGAAACCAGCAGGGGTACGTCCACCGCGACATAGCCGTAAAAGATACCCGCCCCCAGCTCCATGTCGTTGGCGTGGGCGGCACCGGTTTCCTCGTCGCATGCCAGATCGTCCACCACGGTGAAGAAATCCACCTCGGTCTGGAGGGCGTGGGTGGTGAAGGCGTGGGCCACATGCACCGGGGCATCGACCCGAGCGAGCACGTCGGAGGTGACAAAACGCCCGAACAGGGCGCCCTCGAAACCGGCAGCCGGATCTTTCAGGCCCGCTTCACGCAGCAGGGCCTGGAAGTTCTTTTTTCCTTCCCTGATCTTCTGGTCGAGAAAGGCTTTGGGATCTTGCTGCGCTGCCGCCTCTTTCAGCAAGGCAAGCAGATACTCTGCCTCCGGCTGGCCGAACAGGACCGGCTGCTTCATTTCCAGGGTTTCCTTGTCGAGCGCGTCCTTCTCTCCCGCTGCGGTCAGAATTCCCTTGGCCAGATGCAGGATCAGTTCATGGGCCTGTTCCTCGTCCATCCCCGCCTCCATCAGCCTGGGTTTCAAAATCCGGCTGAAGAAATGGCGGGAGCGGAACCCCCGGGGAAGATCGGTCTGCTTCAGGAGCCATTCGCGCCAGTGGCGCTTCTGGCACTGGCTGGAAACCCGCAACCGGGGGGCGCCGCCGAAGGGGATGCGCTTGGCGAGGCCGGCATCGTCACGGTTGAGCAGGCTGGCATGATAACTGGTGAGGTAATGGATCTGCAGAAACATGGGGATCATTCTCCTTCAGCGGTCTTTCAATGGTCGAGGGCAAGATAGAAATCCCTGGCGATGCGCCGGTGAACGGTCTCGCGCTTCTCGGCGTCGCGGGTCAGCAGCAGGCGGGCGCCGTCGCACCAGTCGCAGGGCAGGGTCTTGGAACCCAGGAAACGGGCGGCCCGCAACAGCAGCAGACGGCGGGTGTTGCCCTCCGAAGCCAGCAGCCGTTCCAGCCGCGCCTCGCTGTAGCCGGACTCGCCCAGCACCCGGCCCAGGGATTGCCTGGGCCGGTGGGCATGGGGCGCCATCAGGGCGATGCCGGCCACCAGGGTCTTCCAGTCTTCCAGATTCCGTTCCCAGTCCTCCGGCAGATGGCGCAGGGCGAAACGGTAAAAGGCCAGCGGCGGCGGATGACCCGGCGCCATCCGCCTCAGGGCGGCGCGCTCGCCGGTGTCGAACCGGTCACTGCCGATCACGCCGGCAATGTGGCCGATCACGCCGGGCAAAGAGGCTTCAATCGTGGGTTCCAGTTGCACGGGTGTTCTCCTCCTTCAATTGCTGGAATGTCCTGAACAGGGCGCCGAAAAACGTATTTTCCGCCCGCACCAGGGACCGGTAATGGCGCCCGTCGTGCTGGGGCATGGCCTGTTCCGCCTCGCGCAGCACGGTCAGGGCGTGATCACACAACCGCTTTACCCATTGGTTCAGGGCGGCTTCCGGTTGGTCCGGGTCGGGCACGTCCCAGAGCCAGGGGAAATAATCCCCGCTCCACAGGGCATCGAAGCGGCGCTGGCAGCGCAACCACCAGGCCGCGGCGGAATCGCGGTCGAACTGCAGCTTCTCCGGCGCCCCTTCGATGAAGGCGAAGATTGCCGGTTTGAGCACTTGGCTTTGCATTTTGCCGGCATACTCGATGCCGGTACGGCTGAGGCGGGCCAGGGGATCGCGCCTTTCCCGGGGACCGAAAAGGCGCGGACGCACCTCGGCCGGGATCAGGATCCGGCGCTCGCGGAAACCGTCGGTGGTTCCCTGCCCCCGCACCAGCACCGACACCGACAGCCAGACCGGGCCTTTCCTGCCCGGCAACGGCCGCTGCAGGACGGTCAGCTCCAGATCATCCTCGAACACCAGCCGGCGCAGCAAGTCCGGTGTCAGTCCCTGGGGAGAAACGGTCAGCGCTTTGACACCCGCCTTGTCGTCGCTCAGATCAACCGGCAGCCAGGCATCGCCGACCACCCCTTTCAATTTCTCGGCGGCGATCCGGTTTTTTTCCGAAGGAACCGATTCGGCATGGATGATCGTATTCTCTTCCCCTCTCAGCCGCACCCGGCGGCAGATTTCGACATAGAAGGGATCGAGCCGGGACAGTTCGAGCATCTGCCGGCCATCCCAGGGTTCGAGCCAGACCAGCGCCAGCCCTTCGGGATCGTAGCCCCACTCCCCCTGCAGGACATTCGCACGATGCGCTTGCAGCCTGATGACGGCGTCCTGCCAGCGCCCGCCTGGAGTGTGCCGGTGCACCAGTTCGACGATGGAGCGGTTTCCGAAACCACCGTTCATGCGGGAGATGCCCGGATTGCCCCGACCATAATAGCCGCTCATGGTCTGCAGGCTGACCAGGGCATAGATCCATTCATCCAACTGGGGGTGGGCGGCACGGGATTGCTTGAGATCATGATTCTTGGCTGTGGGCAGCAGATCCAGG comes from Methylomarinovum caldicuralii and encodes:
- a CDS encoding IS4 family transposase — its product is MGDARLNRRLCRVIEAMASDPMASVPNVCGGGWAETKAAYRLLDNARLDFREVLRAHSVPTLERIRQQSRVLCLQDTTELDYSGRPSMAGLGRLNYEQRQGLYLHPTLVISEAGVALGVTDCWHWARLPKGEPDLAESLRWVEGYERVAEMAALAPETRLVYVADREGDLRALIDRAEQLGFAADYLIRVQHDRKLNDPLDGKLRAAVEAQPVLGTIAFDLPAGGNRPARQVTQTIRLARVELKTRSGPGPQVTVILAREEAPPEGQEAVEWCLITNEEITTLEQARARIEWYRKRWWIEVYFRILKSGCRIEALQLRTRERLERALVLYLIVAWRILMLMTLGREHPEWCCEVVFSVEEWQTAWAIHHRTPPPATPPDLGTIVRIVAGFGGWLGRKNDPPPGPKALWQGMTKLSAYVEAVTAIRAAEIKFPQRKRIRH
- the cas2e gene encoding type I-E CRISPR-associated endoribonuclease Cas2e; amino-acid sequence: MSMTVVVTRNVSDRVRGFLASSMLELAPGVYSAPKQSPAVRDRIWAVLTEWFRYEEEASVIQIWQDSQVPGGQSVRVLGLPPIDLVMLDGIVLSRRPGKSIS
- the cas1e gene encoding type I-E CRISPR-associated endonuclease Cas1e, encoding MSRTTLFPGRLGLAESRIPHADRHGLLWLTRGNLYVDDGTLHFLAAGSDDIAPGDYAIPYQTISMILLGPGTSITHDALRILARHGTLLAAVGEGGVKFYTAPPMGQGRSDIARAHARLWADKSKRLDVARRMYAFRFGKVLPHKDIAVLRGIEGGRLKKAYRIIADRYGVKWKGRHYDRENPEAADPPNQAINHAATFVEAAADIAIAMVGALPPLGFIHEDSSNAFTLDVADMWRVEITLPLAFSVTARVAGNPELSLEREIRYEAAKWFKKHKLIPAMIDRVKELLHVDDRGGNP
- a CDS encoding type I-E CRISPR-associated protein Cas6/Cse3/CasE — protein: MSQLFMVELRPDPRRLMRFLYGQRLGSGNDGDFGYGIHAWLRAAFADLAPQPWRLLDGRGMPGRILAYSRHDAEALRLQLQGFADPLTFEACPPQAIAGKPLPAWRAGQRLGFEVLCCPVGRKSATGIEKDLFLVHADSGGEIQRDQVYCDWARARLERDGAAEVTELRLEGFRLVRQLRKSHGQRRKKSALLRPQALIRGSLTVADPDAFTGLLARGVGRHRAFGYGMVLVKPPA
- the cas5e gene encoding type I-E CRISPR-associated protein Cas5/CasD, yielding MKALVLRLDAPLLSFGTVMVDQHGFIDRFPGTAMLTGLIANALGWRHGDFGLLQRLQDRIRFAARWDVRPQPIVDYHTVDLGQGKMRHPGWTTRGWPEHRAGGQDARFGIHQRYRHYWADGLMTCVLTLTGADAPDLDAVLAALRRPARPLFLGRKTCLPARPLLDPEMPVAEGESLLEILRRVPVWDRQGCPVAQAGKREACWPPEAEAGACGEIRRVYDLRDWANQLPAGSRQRVDGLIGDGES
- the cas7e gene encoding type I-E CRISPR-associated protein Cas7/Cse4/CasC, whose protein sequence is MFLQIHYLTSYHASLLNRDDAGLAKRIPFGGAPRLRVSSQCQKRHWREWLLKQTDLPRGFRSRHFFSRILKPRLMEAGMDEEQAHELILHLAKGILTAAGEKDALDKETLEMKQPVLFGQPEAEYLLALLKEAAAQQDPKAFLDQKIREGKKNFQALLREAGLKDPAAGFEGALFGRFVTSDVLARVDAPVHVAHAFTTHALQTEVDFFTVVDDLACDEETGAAHANDMELGAGIFYGYVAVDVPLLVSNLTGCEREEWRGQDHSDARRLLERLVQAITQVTPGAKLGATAPYAHAECVLLEAGDAQPRSLANAFLDPVRLSRQQHPIAQSAAAMADYLNRLEGMYGGNGERRFLSSLHPWPREQEPALPLPQAIDGALEAVFGGGA
- the casB gene encoding type I-E CRISPR-associated protein Cse2/CasB gives rise to the protein MQLEPTIEASLPGVIGHIAGVIGSDRFDTGERAALRRMAPGHPPPLAFYRFALRHLPEDWERNLEDWKTLVAGIALMAPHAHRPRQSLGRVLGESGYSEARLERLLASEGNTRRLLLLRAARFLGSKTLPCDWCDGARLLLTRDAEKRETVHRRIARDFYLALDH
- the casA gene encoding type I-E CRISPR-associated protein Cse1/CasA, with the protein product MNLLDDPLLRVRTFEGMTRMSLPALLAALGREEVMNLPGIQRHQEDAFHVFLCCLAATILARRGDEDPVQDEAYWRSGLLMLAEGDEDAWRLVVDDPARPAFMQPPLPQADHARLKPAASTPDALDLLPTAKNHDLKQSRAAHPQLDEWIYALVSLQTMSGYYGRGNPGISRMNGGFGNRSIVELVHRHTPGGRWQDAVIRLQAHRANVLQGEWGYDPEGLALVWLEPWDGRQMLELSRLDPFYVEICRRVRLRGEENTIIHAESVPSEKNRIAAEKLKGVVGDAWLPVDLSDDKAGVKALTVSPQGLTPDLLRRLVFEDDLELTVLQRPLPGRKGPVWLSVSVLVRGQGTTDGFRERRILIPAEVRPRLFGPRERRDPLARLSRTGIEYAGKMQSQVLKPAIFAFIEGAPEKLQFDRDSAAAWWLRCQRRFDALWSGDYFPWLWDVPDPDQPEAALNQWVKRLCDHALTVLREAEQAMPQHDGRHYRSLVRAENTFFGALFRTFQQLKEENTRATGTHD